A window of Chryseobacterium sp. IHB B 17019 genomic DNA:
ACTGCCTGTACTCCCACTTTTTTCAAAGTCCAAAGAATTTCAGGCGTCATTACTTGTTGTGCATTCATTAAGAGCGGAGCTGCCAAAGCCAGCAGACTGTACTTAAGTTTCATATGTTGATATTAATTCAAAGATTGCCAAAGTTAATATTTAAGTTTTATTTTTTGGATAGAAATAGGATAAATGTTTTTGCAGATGATATGATTGTAAGATTTTTTTCTGTTATAGATATTTCCCACTCTTTTGTTATCCAGAAAGGATCTGGACATCGTAAATTAGGCTGTTGAGATCCTTTCTGGATGACAAACAGAGGGTTGTATTGATGAGATAAATTGAAGTAACGACAAAGACCCTAGCCCAGATTGCAGTGGAAATCCTTTTTTGAAAAAAAAGATTGTAGCGGAAAGCTGGAAAAAGCTCCAAAAAAAATTCGCCAATCAAACTGACTGGCGAATTGAACATATATGAATTTAACTTTTTAATTTTTTCAATCTTTATCCGAGAACATCGAATTGGCGAGAGATGTAATAATTGACAGTAAGATACTGAAAATCAGCGCCCACCAGAAGCCGTCTACCACCATACTGTCGATGAAATAATCTGCAATCAGAATAATTAACGCATTGATTACCAAAGCGAATAATCCTAACGTGATAATGGTTAACGGTAATCCAAAAAGGCTTAGAACAGGCTTAACAATCAGGTTTAAAAGTGCTAAAACAATAGCAAAAATAATGGCTCCTGAAAAACCTTCAAAATGTACACCCGGTAAAATTTTCGTTAAAAGATACGCAACAATTGCGGTTACGAGTAGCCGAATAATTAAGTTCATAGTTTATAATTTTAATGTTATAGCTACTGTTGTGCAAAACTTATTCCATTGCGGAGAAATTTCATTTGATTTTCGTCTATTTTATTTTCATCATGGTCACCAGCGATGTGGCCACATGACTTTCCGATTCTCCTTTTTCGTCGACAGTATAGATTTCCGTTCTTATTACGCTGATTTTTGCGCCGCCTTTCACAACATAAGATTTTGAAATCAATGCATCGCCGATGGCTGGTCTTAAATAATTCACTTTTAATTCAACAGTTACCACATAACAGTCTTCTTCATAATGACTTACAGCAGCATACCCTGAAGAAACATCGACCAAAGAAGCGATCATAGCCCCATTGAACATTCCGGCTTTTCTGGTCATTAAATCCATTTTCGGAATTTTCATGGAGATGAAATCTTTTTCCACCTGCAATAGTTCCGCTTTGTAGAATTGTAAGGTTTCGGAACGGTTGAAGCTGTCGATTATGAGTTGTTTTTTTTCTGGGGTCATTATTTTTACTTTAATACAAATTTAATTTTTAAACACTAATGGGCACGAATTTTTTCACAGATAACATGAATCTGTATGCTTGTTTATACAATTTATATTAGAGTATTTAATGGTAATAAAATCAATTAAGAACTAAAGTAAAACTCTCATCCAAAGACACAATCCCTTCCGTCAAACCGTCAGGATGTGCATTAAAGCCTTTTAATTTTGAAGTTTTTCCTTTTAAAACCAAGTCCATCAACTGTTTATCCGAAATCTTTTTCCCGAAAATCTCGAAGCCAACTTTAAAACCACAATTTTTAAAATCAGAACATCCAACAGCGGTTTTTCCTTTCATTAAATTGTGTTTTTTGCATTTCGGGCACTGCGTTTCTTTCCAGGATTGAAGTTCTTTTTTGACGGCCGGCTCGCGTTTTTTCTTTTCAACCACTTTTTCTTCTTCCTGCAATGTGATCACTTTTCCTTTACCGTCAACAACTTTTTTGGTGAGCTCCGTTACCATTTGAATCAATTCTTCTTTAAACTGATTGGCTTCATATTCGCCTTTTTCAATTTTACGGAGTTTAGATTCCCATTCACCCGTCAGTTCCGGACTTTTGAGCAGTTCGTCTTCAATGGTGTCAATTAATTGAATTCCGGTTTGAGTTGCGATCAGGTTTTTCCTTTTCTTCTCAATATATTTTCTTTTGAAAAGAGTTTCGATAATATTGGCGCGGGTTGATGGCCTTCCGATTCCGTTGTTTTTTAATAACTCCCGAAGCTCATCATCTTCCACCTGTTTTCCGGCAGTTTCCATAGCCCTCAGAAGTGTAGCTTCCGTGTAAGGTTTTGGGGCTGAAGTTTTTCCCTGATGAATCATCGGATCGTGCGGTCCGGTTTCGCCAACCTTAAATTCCGGAATTGTCTGTTCTTCCTCCTTGTCTTTTTCTTTATCGGTCGGCTCTTCCTTTGGTTCTTTGGCATAAACGGCTCTCCAACCAGGTTCTAAAATCTGTCTTCCGCTGGTTTTGAAGGGAATAGTTCCCACTTTTGCTTCAACCAAAGTATTTGAAATTTTACATTCGGGGTAAAAGACTGAAATAAAACGTTTTGCAATTAAATCATAGATCAATTTCTCTTCCCTGCTCAGATTTTGAGAAGGTGGAACTTCGGTTGGAATAATCGCGTGGTGATCAGTTACTTTTGTATCATCAAAAACCGCTTTTGACTTCGGAATCGGTGCTTGTAATAAAGGGGCAACCAACTCCTGATAAAACGTCATTTTCCTGAGGATTCCTCCTATTTTCGGATATAAACTTTCCGATAAATAAGTGGTATCAACACGAGGATAAGTCACGTGCTTTTTTTCGTAAAGACTTTGGATATAATTCAATGTATTTTCCGCAGAATAACCATATTTTTTGTTGGCTTCTACCTGAAGACCGGTCAGGTCAAAAAGCCTCGGATTTTTCTCTTTTCCTTCTTTAATTTCAAAAGAAACAATCTCAAAAAGGTTTTCCTTTAAATATTCCAGGCCTTTTTCGGCACGGTCTAACGTTTTTAAACGATCAATTGCCGCATTGAAAATTACATCGCGGTATTTTGTTTTGAGTTCCCAATATTCTTCAACCGTAAAAGCATCAATTTCTTTCTGACGCTGAACCAACATCGCCAAAGTTGGAGTCTGTACCCTTCCGATAGACAAAACGGCTTTATTTCCTCCAAATTTTTTCGTGAAAAGTCTTGTTGCATTGATTCCCAGCAGCCAATCCCCGATTGCTCTTGCATTTCCTGCGAGGTATAGATTTTTATAGTCTTCGGCGGGTTTTAAATTCGCAAAACCTTCTTTGATTGCCTCTTCGGTAAGGGACGAAATCCACAATCGCTGAATCGGTTTGTTGCATTTTGCTTTTTGTAAAACCCATCTCTGAATGAGTTCTCCCTCCTGTCCAGCATCCCCGCAGTTGATGACCTCATCACATTCTCCGACCAATCTTTCGATGACTTTAAATTGATTTTCAACACCTTTATTGGGAATTAATTTGATTCCGAAATTGGCGGGAATAATTGGCAGTAAAAACAGATTCCAGGATTTGTACTGAGGCCCGTAATCATGAGGTTCTTTGAGAGTGCAGAGATGTCCGAAAGTCCATGTCACACAATAGCCGTTTCCTTCCATATAGCCCTGTTTCGGCGTGGTAGCACCCAAAACTTTGGCGATATCTCTGGCAACACTGGGTTTTTCGGCAATACAAAGTTTCATGAATTCGAATTATTGAGAGGGCTGCAAAATTCGGGATTTTTTTTGACTTAATGCAAATTAAGTTGAACGTTGCAGGCTATCGCTGATTGTGTGGAAGATATGAATTTATTAATGATGATTTTAATTTACATCAAAATAATTCTTATTCTCCTTCTTTCAACCAAACATCATTAAATTCTTCCGGATGACGCTTGAATTGTGCGTGAACATATGGACACAACGGTACAATTTTCAAGTCGTTTTCTCTTGCGTAGGAAACCAGTCTTTCCAGTAATAATTTCGCGAAACCTCTGCCTTCGTATTCAGGATTAACTTCTGTGTGGTAAACAGTTAATTTTTTTCCGATTACTGAAATATCCATTTTACCAGCTTTGTTATCGTCCGAGAAAAGTTGAACTTCACCTCTTACGTTTGCTAAAACCACTTCTGTTCTTTCCATATTTTTTGTTATTTATTTTAAGCAAATTTATAATCTATATTAAAACTACCGAATGATCTATGATAATTTCGGCGGAAACTTATTATTTTTTTCCTGAATTAACCATATTAAATTAACTGTCTAAAAATCAATAATTTAATCAAAATATTTAAATTAATTTTTAAAAAGTCTACTTTTTCAGTGGACTAATAAAAAATTATGCTTTATATTTGCAACCGTATTCAAGATATACAAAAAATGAAAGTAGATTTTAAAAATAATTCAATGAGGAAATACAGCATCAATACAATGATGATGCATTGCTGTATGCCTGAATTCCAATATTGCTGTGGTTGACCTTACTTTTATATACATATTTTTAAAGGCTTTACCACGTTGTAGAGCCTTTTTTTGTTTAATAGAATTCCATCAAAATGATAGAGATAAAGAATATTTCAAAAACTTTTCATCAAAATAAACAGTCTTTTAAAGCACTGGACAATGTAACCCTGAATGTTGAGCAGGGTGACATTGTAGGAATCATCGGGTTTTCCGGAGCGGGAAAAAGTACATTAATCCGGACGGTAAATCTTCTTGAAAAACCGGATTCCGGCGAAATCATTATTAATGGTAAAGATTTCACGAAATTAAATACTAAACAATTAGCCAAAGAAAGAAAAAAGATTGGAATGATTTTCCAGCATTTTAACCTTCTTTCTTCAAGAACGGTTTTTGAAAATATAGCGCTTCCACTGGAATTAGATAATACCAATAAAAGTGAAATCAACAAAAAAGTTAATGAATTACTGAAAATTGTAGGACTGGAAGAAAAGGCCAATGATTATCCGAGAAGCCTTTCGGGAGGGCAAAAACAAAGAGTTGCGATTGCAAGAGCTCTGGCAAATGACCCTTATCTCCTACTCTGTGACGAAGCGACAAGTGCGCTTGATCCCGCCACCACACAATCAATTTTACAATTACTGAGGGATATCAACCAAAAGCTGGGCATTACAATTTTGCTTATTACCCATGAAATGGAAGTTATCAAATCCATTTGTAATCACGTCGCTGTGATCGATAAAGGAAAGCTTTTAATTAAAGGAACTTTAAGTGATATTATTTCAAATAAAGACCACCCAATCATCAAACAATTTTTAAACTCACGTGTTATGACTATACCGCAGGAACTGAATAAAAAACTACAAAAAGAACCACAAGACGGATTATTTCCACTTATCGAAGTTGAACTTAATGAAAATTTATCTGTTGAAGACTTACTTTCCATAGTTTATGATAAATATAAAATTCCTTACAAGATTTTGAAAGCAGATGTAGAATATCTTGGAGAAGCCAATTTCGGAAAACTGCTGCTGCAGCTTCAGGGTGAAGATGAAGAAAATCAGCAGGCCATTTATTATTTTAATCAGAATAAAATTCAAAATACGGTAAGAGGATATGCTTAGTGATACGGTGATTTCCCTTTTATCGAAGGGAGTTTGGGAGACGGTTTTTATGACATTTGTTTCAGGATTTTTCGGATTTGTTTTGGGATTACCTGTGGGAATTCTATTATTTCTCACGAGAAAAGGACAACTTTTGGAAAATGTAATTTATAACAGGGTTTTGTCTGTTTTGGTTAATATTTTTCGATCTATTCCCTTTATTATTTTGATCGTCTGGATGATTCCTTTTACGAGGAGCCTTGTTGGAACATCAATTGGAATGAATGCCGCGCTAGTTCCATTAAGCATCGGTGCAGCACCTTTTATAGCCAGATTGGTTGAAAACAGCCTGCTGGAAATTCCTTATGGGTTAATTGAAAC
This region includes:
- a CDS encoding phage holin family protein; this translates as MNLIIRLLVTAIVAYLLTKILPGVHFEGFSGAIIFAIVLALLNLIVKPVLSLFGLPLTIITLGLFALVINALIILIADYFIDSMVVDGFWWALIFSILLSIITSLANSMFSDKD
- a CDS encoding PaaI family thioesterase, giving the protein MTPEKKQLIIDSFNRSETLQFYKAELLQVEKDFISMKIPKMDLMTRKAGMFNGAMIASLVDVSSGYAAVSHYEEDCYVVTVELKVNYLRPAIGDALISKSYVVKGGAKISVIRTEIYTVDEKGESESHVATSLVTMMKIK
- a CDS encoding type IA DNA topoisomerase, encoding MKLCIAEKPSVARDIAKVLGATTPKQGYMEGNGYCVTWTFGHLCTLKEPHDYGPQYKSWNLFLLPIIPANFGIKLIPNKGVENQFKVIERLVGECDEVINCGDAGQEGELIQRWVLQKAKCNKPIQRLWISSLTEEAIKEGFANLKPAEDYKNLYLAGNARAIGDWLLGINATRLFTKKFGGNKAVLSIGRVQTPTLAMLVQRQKEIDAFTVEEYWELKTKYRDVIFNAAIDRLKTLDRAEKGLEYLKENLFEIVSFEIKEGKEKNPRLFDLTGLQVEANKKYGYSAENTLNYIQSLYEKKHVTYPRVDTTYLSESLYPKIGGILRKMTFYQELVAPLLQAPIPKSKAVFDDTKVTDHHAIIPTEVPPSQNLSREEKLIYDLIAKRFISVFYPECKISNTLVEAKVGTIPFKTSGRQILEPGWRAVYAKEPKEEPTDKEKDKEEEQTIPEFKVGETGPHDPMIHQGKTSAPKPYTEATLLRAMETAGKQVEDDELRELLKNNGIGRPSTRANIIETLFKRKYIEKKRKNLIATQTGIQLIDTIEDELLKSPELTGEWESKLRKIEKGEYEANQFKEELIQMVTELTKKVVDGKGKVITLQEEEKVVEKKKREPAVKKELQSWKETQCPKCKKHNLMKGKTAVGCSDFKNCGFKVGFEIFGKKISDKQLMDLVLKGKTSKLKGFNAHPDGLTEGIVSLDESFTLVLN
- a CDS encoding GNAT family N-acetyltransferase encodes the protein MERTEVVLANVRGEVQLFSDDNKAGKMDISVIGKKLTVYHTEVNPEYEGRGFAKLLLERLVSYARENDLKIVPLCPYVHAQFKRHPEEFNDVWLKEGE
- a CDS encoding methionine ABC transporter ATP-binding protein: MIEIKNISKTFHQNKQSFKALDNVTLNVEQGDIVGIIGFSGAGKSTLIRTVNLLEKPDSGEIIINGKDFTKLNTKQLAKERKKIGMIFQHFNLLSSRTVFENIALPLELDNTNKSEINKKVNELLKIVGLEEKANDYPRSLSGGQKQRVAIARALANDPYLLLCDEATSALDPATTQSILQLLRDINQKLGITILLITHEMEVIKSICNHVAVIDKGKLLIKGTLSDIISNKDHPIIKQFLNSRVMTIPQELNKKLQKEPQDGLFPLIEVELNENLSVEDLLSIVYDKYKIPYKILKADVEYLGEANFGKLLLQLQGEDEENQQAIYYFNQNKIQNTVRGYA
- the metI gene encoding methionine ABC transporter permease MetI; amino-acid sequence: MLSDTVISLLSKGVWETVFMTFVSGFFGFVLGLPVGILLFLTRKGQLLENVIYNRVLSVLVNIFRSIPFIILIVWMIPFTRSLVGTSIGMNAALVPLSIGAAPFIARLVENSLLEIPYGLIETARALGASPFQIIRKVLLPEALPSLINNATITLITLVGYSAMGGAVGAGGLGQIGYQYGYIGYDAVIMNLVLGLLVAIVFIIQFSGDRLAKRFDHR